A stretch of the Arthrobacter sp. PAMC 25486 genome encodes the following:
- a CDS encoding ABC transporter ATP-binding protein: MRILRDIWSQGRLLSTGIWTLKGVESLFAVLPSLVLAWLVGAFEAGGDAMSQTVFAAFIYSAVWAASRMISPGLTQLYGRVEQRLQTRFIVDAIQRQESASPLDRAAIGDAELSFAIDSGAEGIRNSTWAVVSSIVPAVLNAVVGLVMFMTLYGYAPAAVFVVAVCVLIFGSRPIIRRHQARQHSSMEEAMSSFGVLQNTLEFWRESRILGVGDYLRERYRADRRKFEQRAHASYMTTGLLQIFQISVIAAGIFGMVYAYAIQHVGVLKAADIVAIIGISVATLVPLQSLGFGVSSLSSGVAQIRQSESVLKQAGSDGYLPATISSVFSAEPAILSVQNFHCESFGGGHALRVTSFKAPIGQITWVLGPSGSGKTVFLDGLAGLAPVRNGTIEWSGRSRCKASVGYLRQSAPVLAADLMENVELGRDRGNAALESLKNLELLAACDTKSTAHQIFPRGDGSRLSGGQERRMLLARVLLNDPDILICDEPTTCLDRESRAIVWQLLEQESQKRIVIVSTHDPEAPMRESDSSLDIVGCAVPHTEVAVQ, encoded by the coding sequence ATGCGTATTTTGCGCGACATCTGGAGTCAAGGCCGGTTGCTGTCCACAGGCATTTGGACACTAAAAGGTGTGGAGAGTCTCTTTGCTGTTCTGCCTTCACTGGTACTGGCATGGCTGGTGGGCGCCTTCGAGGCTGGGGGCGACGCCATGAGTCAAACAGTGTTTGCAGCATTCATTTACAGTGCCGTATGGGCTGCATCCCGGATGATTTCACCGGGACTGACCCAATTGTACGGACGCGTGGAACAGCGGCTTCAGACTAGGTTCATTGTTGATGCGATTCAGCGGCAGGAGTCCGCCAGCCCTCTTGACCGCGCTGCGATAGGTGATGCTGAACTCAGCTTCGCGATCGACAGCGGGGCGGAAGGCATTAGGAACTCCACGTGGGCTGTTGTCTCGAGTATCGTGCCGGCAGTTTTGAACGCGGTTGTCGGTCTGGTCATGTTCATGACGCTCTACGGATACGCTCCAGCGGCGGTATTTGTTGTTGCCGTCTGTGTCCTGATTTTTGGAAGCAGGCCAATTATTCGGCGGCATCAGGCGAGGCAACATTCGTCCATGGAAGAAGCCATGAGCTCATTTGGCGTCCTCCAAAATACGTTGGAATTTTGGCGGGAATCGAGAATCCTCGGTGTTGGCGATTACCTTCGCGAACGTTACCGGGCTGATCGCAGGAAATTTGAGCAGAGAGCCCATGCCAGCTATATGACGACTGGCCTGCTCCAAATTTTCCAGATCTCGGTCATCGCGGCTGGAATCTTTGGGATGGTTTATGCGTATGCCATCCAGCACGTTGGTGTCCTCAAGGCGGCCGACATCGTGGCGATCATTGGTATATCAGTAGCTACCTTGGTCCCACTTCAATCTCTGGGTTTTGGCGTTTCTTCCTTGAGCAGCGGCGTCGCCCAGATTAGACAGTCGGAATCTGTACTCAAGCAGGCGGGATCGGACGGGTACCTGCCTGCAACCATTTCAAGCGTATTCTCAGCCGAGCCCGCCATCCTTTCTGTGCAAAACTTTCATTGTGAGTCATTCGGTGGAGGACATGCTCTGAGAGTCACTTCTTTTAAAGCTCCAATTGGCCAAATCACTTGGGTCCTCGGCCCCAGTGGTTCGGGAAAGACCGTTTTTCTCGACGGTCTTGCCGGTCTGGCGCCCGTCAGAAATGGCACGATCGAGTGGTCGGGCCGGAGCAGGTGTAAAGCTTCAGTCGGATATTTAAGGCAATCAGCTCCAGTTCTGGCCGCTGACCTAATGGAAAATGTGGAACTGGGCCGCGACCGAGGTAACGCGGCGTTGGAGTCATTGAAGAATCTCGAATTATTGGCTGCATGTGACACGAAGTCCACGGCGCACCAAATATTCCCCCGTGGCGACGGATCACGGCTGTCCGGTGGGCAGGAAAGGCGAATGCTATTGGCAAGGGTGCTGCTGAATGATCCAGATATTTTGATTTGTGACGAGCCAACCACCTGCCTCGACCGCGAGTCCCGCGCCATTGTCTGGCAGTTGCTGGAACAGGAATCACAGAAAAGGATCGTGATTGTGTCGACGCATGATCCGGAAGCCCCGATGCGTGAATCTGATTCGAGTCTTGATATTGTCGGTTGTGCCGTGCCTCACACGGAGGTGGCGGTCCAATAA
- a CDS encoding DUF4091 domain-containing protein — translation MNSRKLTLASDSWAFMLVDSLEKVYPDAVPRPHDPSVPTSTFLGETFSFQIAIRPPLTRYFAPAGDLTVSIGGALSAWAVVHQVELVPCTVAAFPGHDGGYDRDTPGLYPDLLRPKPDGGIRPLASSWTSAWVDITVEGAELAGSHEVPVRVTGSAGEVLFEDRLTITVLGRRLPELAIVNSHWFHCDGLASFYGVEVFSEEHWNAIDKFIASAAEMGVNSLLTPTWTPPLDTAIGGERLPTQLIGIAEGGGEYSFDFSLLERWLEICARHGIKYLEIAHLFTQWGARFTPAIYVTTGTEAVRRFGWDVPATDPSYRRLMAALLPELRVVLSEHWSLDRVFFHISDEPHGEKALASYLEAKAVVADLLEGVEVVDALSDYAFYTSGAVNRPIVATDAVGPFLEAGMDRLWVYYCTAQDAGVANRFIAMPSARNRVLGHQLFAMKCSGFLHWGFNFYNTAYSVSSIDPFKDTCAGGNFQGGDSFMVYPGDEGTPWASIRFKIFAQAMADHRAFTLLEELAGRAAVMDIIDSNGQGGPLAMDSFNYDPVHYLRSRQQVNEAIAGATP, via the coding sequence ATGAACTCACGGAAACTCACTCTTGCCAGCGACTCATGGGCCTTCATGCTTGTCGATTCGCTGGAAAAGGTCTATCCGGATGCTGTCCCGCGCCCGCACGATCCGTCCGTGCCCACGTCCACGTTCCTGGGCGAAACTTTTTCATTCCAAATCGCGATCCGCCCGCCCCTGACCCGGTACTTCGCTCCCGCAGGGGACCTTACCGTCAGTATCGGCGGCGCATTGAGTGCATGGGCGGTGGTCCACCAGGTGGAACTGGTGCCCTGCACCGTGGCGGCGTTCCCTGGCCACGACGGAGGCTACGATCGCGACACCCCCGGCCTCTACCCGGATCTGCTGCGTCCCAAACCCGACGGCGGCATCAGGCCCCTTGCCAGTTCGTGGACCTCAGCCTGGGTCGATATCACGGTTGAGGGTGCTGAACTGGCCGGGAGCCATGAAGTCCCCGTGCGCGTCACCGGTTCCGCCGGGGAGGTGTTGTTTGAAGACCGCCTCACCATCACCGTCCTAGGCCGCCGCCTGCCCGAGCTGGCCATCGTGAATTCCCACTGGTTCCATTGCGACGGGCTGGCGAGCTTCTACGGCGTCGAGGTTTTCAGCGAAGAACACTGGAACGCCATCGACAAGTTCATCGCCTCGGCAGCAGAGATGGGCGTTAACTCCCTGCTCACCCCCACCTGGACCCCGCCACTGGACACCGCCATCGGGGGCGAGCGCCTGCCCACCCAGCTCATTGGCATAGCGGAGGGCGGCGGGGAGTACAGTTTCGATTTCAGCCTCCTTGAGCGCTGGCTGGAGATCTGTGCCCGTCACGGCATCAAGTACCTCGAAATTGCCCACCTGTTCACACAGTGGGGCGCCCGCTTCACTCCCGCCATCTACGTCACCACCGGGACGGAGGCAGTACGTCGATTCGGGTGGGATGTCCCGGCCACCGACCCCTCCTATCGCCGGCTGATGGCCGCGCTCCTGCCCGAACTACGAGTGGTCTTGTCTGAGCACTGGTCCTTGGACCGGGTGTTTTTTCATATTTCCGATGAACCGCATGGCGAAAAGGCCCTGGCCAGCTACCTGGAAGCAAAAGCTGTTGTGGCCGATCTGCTGGAGGGCGTGGAGGTTGTCGACGCGCTCAGCGACTATGCGTTTTATACCAGCGGCGCCGTCAACCGACCCATCGTGGCGACAGACGCCGTCGGACCATTCTTGGAAGCTGGCATGGACCGGCTGTGGGTCTATTACTGCACGGCGCAGGATGCCGGGGTCGCCAACCGGTTCATCGCGATGCCCTCAGCAAGGAACAGGGTCCTGGGCCACCAGCTGTTCGCCATGAAATGCTCGGGCTTCCTGCACTGGGGATTCAACTTCTACAACACCGCCTATTCCGTGAGCAGCATCGACCCGTTCAAGGACACCTGCGCTGGCGGGAATTTTCAGGGCGGGGACTCGTTCATGGTCTACCCGGGCGATGAAGGCACACCGTGGGCGTCCATCCGCTTCAAGATTTTTGCCCAGGCGATGGCCGACCACCGGGCGTTCACGCTGCTCGAAGAGCTGGCCGGGCGTGCGGCGGTCATGGACATTATTGACAGCAACGGCCAAGGTGGTCCGCTCGCCATGGACAGTTTCAACTACGACCCCGTGCATTATTTGCGCAGCCGCCAACAGGTCAACGAGGCCATTGCCGGCGCAACGCCGTGA
- a CDS encoding family 20 glycosylhydrolase, with amino-acid sequence MNSTTDSATPTAPVVVPSLQRWEAQPGTTGLGEGFVVEHPEDLAGLARTLRADIADVTGLAGGIGADTGAGKITLVLDPELEFGTDNATAPDEGYVLAIDGGVRISARTATGVYWGTRSLLQMLSASTELPAGIATDWPNYPVRGFMLDVGRRFARPEALRDYIRFLSWYKLNTFMVHLNDNEITKDTKRSWDQAQQGFRLASDSPWLAGLAAEDGAYSRAEWDSFEDLAAQRHVQLIPEIDVPAHSRSFIRWRPELGLNGGDSDMLDLEKPETVELVKNVFEEFVPWFRGPAVHFGADEYARGHSKTYRGFFNAVSTHLRSLGKDPVAWGSLTMMSEGAGAPGPGGYNRDVTMCAWSRDWYSGQAAVADGYNVINTDDRLLYIVPFADYYHGQGLDARDLFENWEPHIFGTGYNLYPGHPQLLGAASALWNDLVLLDYDERAVYELVKPAFGVLAQKMWAGAVPELGYEDFMDRNAAVAVWPGSTLLG; translated from the coding sequence ATGAACAGCACCACAGACTCAGCCACGCCCACCGCACCCGTCGTGGTGCCATCGCTCCAGCGCTGGGAGGCGCAGCCCGGCACCACTGGCCTGGGTGAGGGGTTCGTCGTCGAACATCCAGAGGATCTGGCTGGTTTGGCGCGGACGCTGCGCGCGGACATCGCCGACGTCACCGGGCTGGCAGGCGGCATTGGCGCGGACACCGGTGCCGGGAAGATCACGCTGGTGCTGGACCCGGAGCTGGAGTTTGGCACCGATAATGCCACGGCACCGGACGAGGGGTACGTGCTGGCGATCGACGGCGGTGTGCGCATCAGTGCGCGGACGGCCACCGGCGTTTACTGGGGGACGCGAAGCCTGCTGCAAATGCTGTCGGCCTCCACGGAACTGCCGGCCGGCATCGCGACCGACTGGCCGAACTATCCGGTGCGCGGGTTCATGCTCGATGTCGGACGCCGCTTTGCGCGCCCGGAGGCGCTGCGCGACTACATCCGTTTCCTGAGCTGGTACAAACTCAACACCTTTATGGTGCACCTCAATGACAATGAAATCACCAAGGACACCAAGCGCAGCTGGGATCAGGCGCAGCAGGGCTTCCGGCTGGCCTCGGATTCACCCTGGCTGGCAGGGCTCGCGGCGGAGGACGGCGCCTACAGCCGCGCCGAGTGGGACTCCTTCGAGGACCTGGCGGCCCAGCGGCACGTGCAGCTGATCCCGGAAATCGACGTGCCCGCACACTCGCGCTCCTTCATCCGCTGGCGCCCGGAACTGGGCCTGAACGGCGGGGATTCGGACATGCTGGATCTGGAAAAGCCGGAGACGGTGGAGCTGGTCAAGAACGTGTTTGAGGAGTTTGTGCCGTGGTTCCGTGGCCCGGCCGTGCACTTCGGCGCCGATGAATATGCCCGCGGACATTCGAAGACCTACCGCGGATTCTTCAACGCCGTCAGCACACACCTGCGCTCCCTTGGCAAAGACCCTGTGGCGTGGGGGAGTCTGACCATGATGTCCGAGGGTGCCGGGGCGCCCGGCCCCGGCGGCTACAACCGGGACGTGACCATGTGCGCCTGGAGCAGGGACTGGTACAGCGGCCAGGCGGCTGTGGCAGACGGCTACAACGTCATCAACACCGATGACCGCCTGCTCTACATTGTGCCGTTCGCCGACTACTACCACGGCCAGGGGCTGGACGCCCGGGACCTCTTCGAAAACTGGGAACCGCACATCTTCGGCACCGGCTACAACCTGTACCCGGGCCACCCGCAGCTCCTCGGCGCGGCGTCGGCGCTCTGGAATGACCTGGTGCTGCTGGACTATGACGAGCGTGCGGTTTATGAACTTGTGAAGCCGGCGTTCGGGGTGCTGGCACAGAAGATGTGGGCCGGCGCCGTTCCCGAACTGGGCTATGAGGACTTCATGGACCGCAACGCGGCGGTGGCTGTGTGGCCCGGGAGCACGCTCCTAGGCTGA
- a CDS encoding LysR family transcriptional regulator: protein MELHQLHMLRELGELGSIKAVADTLSVTPSAVSQQITSLQRQVDTPLTRKDGRNLVLTEAGKVLATAGAQVIDAMATAKAAIGAYQHDAGGTVTISGFHSAGQALFAPLVRRLAAAQSSPAQSSSLMFDAGHPPTISPEAVPRVKFSDEDVAQQDFPGLTARYDLVLAHRMDHSPEWPEERVTVIPLAHEPLDVAMAVDHPLAGRHSLTAADVVSFPWVSSRSGYSPADVLVAVGAMASRPVEVVHRINDYSTVAALVSTGEVIGLLPRYTSSPALNDGVVLRPLAGINTQRRIDLLVRPENYKRRSVQLVAQALQEVMAELAGG, encoded by the coding sequence ATGGAACTTCACCAACTGCACATGCTGCGTGAGCTCGGCGAATTGGGCAGCATCAAGGCGGTCGCCGACACCCTGTCTGTCACACCCTCCGCCGTCTCGCAGCAAATCACCTCGCTCCAGCGCCAAGTGGACACGCCGCTGACGCGCAAGGATGGCCGGAACCTGGTTTTGACAGAGGCCGGCAAGGTGCTTGCCACAGCAGGCGCCCAAGTCATCGACGCCATGGCCACGGCCAAAGCCGCGATCGGCGCGTACCAGCACGACGCCGGCGGCACCGTCACGATCAGCGGTTTCCACAGCGCCGGGCAGGCCCTGTTCGCCCCGCTGGTGCGGCGGCTGGCGGCGGCCCAGTCTTCGCCCGCCCAGTCCTCCTCCTTGATGTTCGACGCCGGCCACCCGCCGACCATTTCCCCGGAGGCTGTGCCCCGGGTCAAGTTTTCGGACGAGGACGTGGCCCAACAGGATTTTCCCGGCCTGACCGCCCGTTACGATCTGGTCCTGGCCCACCGCATGGACCACAGCCCGGAATGGCCGGAGGAGCGGGTGACGGTCATTCCGCTGGCGCACGAGCCACTGGACGTGGCGATGGCCGTGGACCACCCGCTGGCGGGCCGGCACTCGCTGACGGCGGCCGACGTCGTCAGTTTTCCCTGGGTGAGCAGCCGCAGCGGCTATTCCCCCGCCGATGTTTTGGTGGCCGTGGGGGCCATGGCGAGCCGTCCGGTGGAGGTGGTGCACCGGATCAACGATTACTCCACCGTTGCCGCGCTCGTCTCCACGGGCGAGGTGATTGGGCTGTTGCCACGCTACACCTCGAGCCCTGCGCTGAACGACGGCGTGGTGCTGCGGCCGTTGGCCGGGATCAACACGCAGCGGCGCATTGATTTGCTGGTGCGGCCGGAAAACTACAAGCGCCGCTCGGTGCAGCTCGTGGCGCAGGCGTTGCAGGAGGTCATGGCGGAGCTGGCGGGCGGGTAG
- the tdh gene encoding L-threonine 3-dehydrogenase — protein MKALYKSGPHAGFELVDRPEPVAGPREVKIKVHTTGLCGTDLHIQAWDAWAASTIVAPLIAGHEFYGEIVEIGSDVHSVKVGDKVSGEGHIVCGLCRNCRAGRRHMCINTISVGVQRDGAFAEYVVIPESNVWVHHDPSITPELGAIFDPLGNAVHTALSFDLIGEDVLITGAGPIGLMAIAVARHAGARKIAITDVSAPRLAMATAMGADLAVNVATTTLREAQQQLGLREGFDVGMEMSGHPTALPEMIDNMNHGGRIAMLGLPSESIDINWGKVVTHMLTLKGIYGREMYETWYAMSAMLSSNPVLRKAVASVVTDVLPATEWEQAFSTARAGTGGKIVLDWSVFS, from the coding sequence ATGAAAGCTCTGTACAAATCCGGCCCCCACGCAGGCTTCGAACTGGTTGACCGGCCCGAACCGGTTGCCGGGCCGCGCGAGGTCAAGATCAAGGTCCACACCACGGGCCTCTGCGGCACCGACCTCCACATCCAGGCGTGGGATGCGTGGGCGGCCTCCACCATCGTGGCGCCGCTGATCGCCGGGCACGAGTTCTACGGCGAAATCGTGGAAATCGGCTCCGACGTCCACAGCGTCAAGGTGGGCGACAAGGTCTCCGGCGAGGGCCACATCGTGTGCGGACTGTGCCGCAACTGCCGTGCCGGCCGCCGCCACATGTGCATCAACACCATCTCCGTGGGCGTCCAGCGCGACGGCGCCTTCGCCGAATACGTCGTCATCCCCGAATCCAACGTCTGGGTGCACCACGACCCCTCCATCACCCCGGAACTCGGCGCCATCTTTGACCCGCTGGGCAACGCCGTCCACACCGCGCTGAGCTTCGACCTCATAGGCGAGGACGTCCTCATCACCGGAGCCGGCCCCATCGGCCTCATGGCCATCGCCGTGGCCCGCCACGCCGGCGCCCGCAAGATCGCCATCACCGACGTCTCCGCGCCCCGCCTTGCGATGGCCACCGCCATGGGTGCCGACCTCGCCGTCAACGTCGCCACCACCACCCTGCGCGAAGCCCAGCAGCAGCTCGGCCTGCGTGAAGGATTCGATGTCGGCATGGAAATGTCTGGCCATCCCACCGCCCTGCCTGAAATGATCGACAACATGAACCACGGCGGCCGCATCGCCATGTTGGGCCTGCCCAGCGAGTCGATCGACATCAACTGGGGCAAGGTCGTCACCCACATGCTCACGCTGAAGGGCATTTACGGACGGGAAATGTATGAAACCTGGTATGCCATGAGTGCCATGCTCTCCTCCAACCCGGTCCTGCGCAAGGCCGTCGCCTCCGTGGTCACCGATGTCCTGCCCGCCACCGAATGGGAGCAGGCGTTCAGCACGGCCCGCGCCGGCACCGGCGGCAAGATCGTGCTCGACTGGTCGGTCTTCTCCTAG
- a CDS encoding glycine C-acetyltransferase, with the protein MFSSMKDQLATELAEISAAGLFKTERQITTAQSSHIEAGPLGGATAGVLNFCANNYLGLANHPDIIAAAKSALDSHGFGMASVRFICGTQDLHLELEAAVSAFLGTEDTILFSSCFDANGGVFESLFGAEDAIISDSLNHASIIDGIRLSKAARFRYANQDMADLEAQLQAAAALNDGAGARRTIIVTDGVFSMDGFLAPLGAICDLADKYDALVMVDDSHAVGFMGATGAGTPEHAGVSDRIDIYTGTFGKALGGASGGYVAGRGEIVAMLRQKARPYLFSNSLAPAIVAATLKALELVAGSVELRGKLFENAALFRRRMEEEGFTLLPGEHAIVPVMFGDAVEAARVADAMLDHGVFVTAFSFPVVPRGEARIRVQLSAAHSTDDVEACVQAFIAARAEG; encoded by the coding sequence ATGTTCTCCTCCATGAAGGACCAGCTCGCCACCGAACTGGCCGAAATCAGCGCCGCCGGCCTGTTCAAGACCGAACGCCAGATCACCACGGCGCAGTCCAGCCACATCGAGGCAGGCCCGCTGGGCGGGGCCACCGCCGGCGTGCTGAACTTCTGCGCCAACAACTACCTGGGCCTGGCCAACCACCCGGACATCATTGCCGCCGCGAAGTCGGCCCTGGACAGCCACGGCTTCGGCATGGCCAGCGTCCGCTTCATCTGCGGCACGCAGGACCTGCACCTGGAACTGGAGGCGGCCGTCTCGGCATTCCTGGGCACCGAGGACACCATCCTGTTCTCCTCCTGCTTCGACGCCAACGGCGGCGTGTTTGAATCGCTGTTCGGCGCCGAGGACGCCATCATCTCCGACTCCCTGAACCACGCCTCCATCATCGACGGCATCCGCCTGTCCAAGGCCGCGCGTTTCCGCTACGCCAACCAGGACATGGCCGACCTTGAGGCCCAGCTGCAGGCTGCCGCCGCGCTGAATGATGGCGCCGGAGCCCGCCGCACCATCATCGTCACCGACGGCGTGTTCTCGATGGACGGTTTCCTGGCCCCGCTGGGCGCCATCTGCGACCTTGCCGACAAGTATGACGCCCTCGTCATGGTGGACGACTCCCACGCCGTCGGCTTCATGGGTGCCACGGGCGCCGGAACGCCGGAGCATGCAGGGGTTTCGGACCGGATCGACATCTACACCGGCACCTTCGGCAAGGCCCTCGGCGGCGCATCGGGCGGCTACGTTGCAGGACGCGGGGAGATCGTCGCCATGCTGCGCCAGAAGGCACGCCCCTACTTGTTCTCCAACTCGCTCGCACCCGCCATCGTTGCTGCAACGCTAAAGGCACTGGAACTTGTGGCGGGTTCCGTGGAACTGCGCGGCAAGCTGTTCGAGAACGCCGCACTGTTCCGGCGCCGCATGGAAGAAGAAGGCTTCACGCTGCTCCCCGGCGAGCACGCCATCGTGCCCGTCATGTTCGGCGACGCCGTCGAGGCCGCCCGCGTGGCCGACGCCATGCTGGATCACGGCGTGTTCGTCACGGCCTTCAGCTTCCCCGTGGTGCCGCGCGGCGAGGCCCGCATCCGGGTCCAGCTTTCGGCAGCGCACAGCACCGACGATGTCGAGGCCTGCGTCCAGGCGTTCATCGCCGCCCGCGCCGAAGGGTAG
- a CDS encoding phosphotransferase family protein yields MSQRIAWSQLPQQVRAGVEEILGEAVVEAVSQPGGFSPGSADRVLLASGRRAFVKAVSADANATSPELHRREAVISAALPTAVPAPKFLGMYDDGTWVALVLADVPGRHPQEPWVEAEVSTVLDALAGIVSLQLPSGLELNRHEESLSQAFLGWEKLTRRPMDGTDHAMDPWAAAHLAELAELAQKGVTALAGNSLVHGDLRADNILLTEHRAVLLDWPWADIGSPWSDALAVLINVKTTAPDTNVEHWFTAHPVFSGASQDAINGVLAGYAGYFLDMSRRPAPPSITTLRSFQRKQGDAVLGWLRSRLSQPG; encoded by the coding sequence ATGAGCCAGCGCATTGCCTGGTCCCAGCTCCCGCAGCAGGTCCGCGCAGGAGTCGAGGAAATTCTCGGCGAAGCGGTAGTCGAGGCGGTCTCCCAGCCGGGCGGATTCTCCCCGGGATCGGCGGACAGGGTGCTCCTGGCGTCGGGGCGCCGCGCGTTCGTGAAGGCCGTCAGCGCCGACGCCAACGCCACGTCCCCGGAACTCCACCGCCGTGAAGCAGTCATTTCCGCTGCCCTGCCGACGGCCGTTCCCGCACCGAAATTTCTCGGGATGTACGACGACGGCACCTGGGTTGCGCTGGTCCTCGCCGATGTGCCGGGCCGGCATCCGCAGGAACCGTGGGTTGAGGCTGAAGTCTCAACGGTTCTTGACGCGCTGGCCGGCATAGTTTCGCTGCAACTGCCGTCCGGACTTGAGCTGAACCGCCATGAAGAATCGCTTAGCCAGGCCTTTCTGGGATGGGAAAAACTCACCCGGCGCCCCATGGACGGAACCGACCACGCCATGGATCCATGGGCTGCTGCCCATCTGGCGGAACTTGCGGAACTTGCCCAAAAAGGTGTCACGGCGCTGGCCGGAAACTCGCTGGTCCACGGCGACCTGCGGGCCGACAACATCCTGCTGACGGAGCACCGCGCGGTTCTGCTCGACTGGCCCTGGGCGGATATTGGCTCACCCTGGTCCGATGCCCTGGCCGTGCTCATCAACGTGAAAACAACAGCGCCGGACACAAATGTGGAGCACTGGTTCACGGCCCATCCGGTGTTCTCGGGAGCCAGCCAGGACGCCATCAATGGCGTCCTGGCTGGGTACGCCGGCTATTTTCTGGACATGTCCCGCCGTCCGGCACCGCCAAGCATCACCACGCTGCGTTCCTTTCAGCGAAAGCAGGGCGACGCCGTACTCGGCTGGCTCAGGTCCCGCCTCAGCCAGCCAGGCTGA
- a CDS encoding formylglycine-generating enzyme family protein codes for MSSCCSPEGRAAGHAEHSPSAPQVFSLSVPTATAERTPRATHLSVQAAIPGGTFAMGDPFDEGYPADGETPVHQVAVSAFSIDTTAVSNAAFAAFIDATGYRTESELYGTSAVFHLAVQAAAADILGTAAGTPWWLNVRGADWAHPAGPLSNWRDFPEHPVTQVSHTDALAYCAWAGRALPTEAQWEFAARGGLAQSRYPWGNELHGVDGDGGTVHRCNIWQGTFPTVNTCDDGFLTTAPAESFEPNGYGLYQTSGNVWEWCADWFLPKYYKSCLAEGTVTDPAGPTIGRGRVMRGGSYLCHDSYCNRYRLAARSSNSPESASGNLGFRTVSLAG; via the coding sequence TGCCGAGCACTCCCCCTCAGCTCCCCAGGTGTTTTCCCTCAGCGTGCCCACAGCCACGGCGGAACGTACTCCCCGGGCAACGCACCTGAGCGTGCAGGCGGCGATACCGGGCGGCACCTTCGCCATGGGCGACCCCTTCGATGAGGGCTACCCGGCCGACGGGGAAACACCCGTCCACCAGGTCGCCGTCTCAGCGTTCAGCATCGACACCACCGCCGTGAGCAATGCCGCCTTTGCCGCATTCATCGACGCCACTGGCTATCGCACGGAATCCGAGCTCTACGGCACCTCGGCCGTATTCCATCTGGCCGTACAGGCTGCTGCGGCGGACATTTTGGGCACCGCCGCCGGCACGCCCTGGTGGCTCAATGTCCGCGGCGCCGACTGGGCACACCCGGCGGGCCCCCTGTCCAACTGGCGGGACTTCCCCGAGCACCCAGTCACCCAGGTTTCCCACACCGATGCACTGGCTTATTGTGCTTGGGCCGGGCGAGCACTGCCCACCGAGGCGCAGTGGGAATTTGCTGCGCGCGGCGGTCTGGCGCAATCGCGCTACCCGTGGGGCAACGAGCTGCACGGCGTTGATGGGGACGGTGGCACGGTCCACCGCTGCAACATTTGGCAGGGCACCTTCCCCACCGTCAACACGTGCGACGACGGATTCCTCACCACCGCGCCTGCCGAGAGTTTCGAGCCGAACGGCTATGGGCTGTATCAAACCAGCGGCAACGTCTGGGAGTGGTGCGCCGACTGGTTCCTGCCCAAGTACTACAAGAGCTGCCTGGCCGAGGGCACCGTGACGGACCCGGCCGGTCCCACGATCGGCCGCGGCCGGGTCATGCGCGGCGGCTCCTACCTGTGCCACGATTCCTATTGCAACCGCTACCGTCTCGCAGCCCGCAGCTCCAACTCCCCCGAATCCGCCAGCGGCAACTTGGGGTTCCGGACGGTCAGCCTGGCTGGCTGA